Proteins from a single region of Leuconostoc gasicomitatum LMG 18811:
- a CDS encoding GntR family transcriptional regulator: protein MANKYEIIKKSILDKILRGTYQKDQQLPTESDMMSDFSVSRYTVRRAISDLENEKFVYRVQGGGSFVADWSVTKKFEDAPKVIGILSTHVASYIFPAIIDGADQVLSENGFSLVLANTHNDPVRERTALTNLMGQNLGGLIIEPTQSALDTTNIDLYQKLDQMNIPMVFINAAYNNFEGTKLVSDDKLAFDRATNYLIKRGHKKIVGVFQVSDSQGVHRMAGYLKAYQDHPNILPYCTPIMYKSDEVNDALRAISELLAKKPEQRPTAIIAYNDQLAIRTIDLIHDVGLKVPEDISVIGFDDFQLSQYLSPRLTTMTHAKEDMGKDAAQLLLQKIKHHKTNSVVYSSKLIERESVRDIG, encoded by the coding sequence ATGGCAAATAAATATGAAATTATTAAAAAAAGTATTCTAGATAAAATATTGCGTGGTACGTATCAAAAAGATCAACAATTGCCTACTGAAAGTGACATGATGTCTGACTTTTCAGTAAGTCGATATACAGTGCGCCGTGCTATTTCTGACTTGGAAAATGAAAAATTTGTTTACCGGGTACAAGGTGGCGGCTCTTTTGTAGCCGATTGGTCGGTTACAAAAAAATTTGAAGATGCGCCAAAAGTCATTGGTATTTTATCTACACATGTGGCATCATATATTTTCCCAGCTATTATTGATGGTGCAGATCAAGTTTTATCTGAAAATGGATTTTCTCTCGTTTTAGCTAATACACATAACGATCCCGTGCGAGAACGTACAGCACTCACAAATCTTATGGGTCAAAATTTAGGTGGATTAATCATAGAGCCAACTCAAAGTGCATTAGACACAACTAATATTGATCTGTATCAAAAACTTGACCAAATGAATATTCCGATGGTATTTATCAACGCGGCCTATAACAATTTTGAGGGGACCAAACTAGTTAGTGATGACAAGTTAGCTTTTGACCGCGCGACAAATTATCTGATTAAAAGAGGACATAAAAAAATTGTCGGTGTTTTTCAGGTTTCTGATAGTCAAGGTGTTCATCGTATGGCGGGTTATCTAAAAGCCTATCAAGATCATCCCAATATTTTACCGTACTGTACCCCAATTATGTACAAGTCTGATGAAGTAAACGATGCTTTACGTGCTATTAGTGAGTTATTAGCAAAGAAACCTGAGCAAAGACCAACCGCAATTATTGCTTACAATGATCAATTAGCGATAAGAACAATTGATTTAATACATGATGTTGGGTTAAAAGTGCCAGAAGATATATCTGTGATAGGCTTTGATGATTTCCAATTGTCACAGTATCTGTCTCCAAGACTTACGACCATGACGCATGCAAAGGAAGATATGGGGAAAGATGCGGCCCAATTGTTGTTGCAAAAAATAAAACATCATAAAACTAATTCTGTCGTGTACAGCTCTAAATTAATAGAACGAGAGTCTGTAAGAGATATAGGCTAA
- a CDS encoding DUF1003 domain-containing protein, with translation MSEFNNGLSCLVDGASKSITEGVLLQELDLDLQNTIYHDYPNSTENDFICLDHLLKYRLAKIDKMIVLKHRESMHVNNRLTHILTDKNFKIVNVNKHQKESYTFGQKVADKVAHFGGSWRFIIISICAMVVWITINVFHLFNMHFDSYPFILLNLFLSMVAALQAPLILMSQNRSSDYDRLHADNDFHINLKTEEEMRVLHAKIDRIIQKDNPDLFEVQKLQTKMLGELQQQMSALARKNK, from the coding sequence ATGTCTGAATTCAACAATGGCTTAAGTTGTTTAGTTGATGGTGCGAGTAAAAGTATTACAGAAGGTGTTTTATTACAGGAACTGGATTTAGATTTGCAAAATACCATTTATCATGATTATCCTAATAGCACAGAGAATGATTTTATTTGTTTAGATCATTTGCTTAAATATCGTTTAGCTAAGATTGATAAAATGATAGTACTGAAGCATAGAGAAAGTATGCATGTTAATAACAGGTTAACGCATATATTAACAGATAAAAATTTCAAAATTGTCAATGTCAATAAGCATCAAAAGGAATCCTACACTTTTGGCCAAAAAGTTGCGGATAAAGTTGCACATTTTGGTGGTAGCTGGCGGTTTATCATTATATCTATTTGTGCAATGGTTGTGTGGATTACCATTAATGTTTTTCATTTGTTTAACATGCATTTTGATTCGTATCCATTTATATTATTAAACCTGTTTTTGAGTATGGTTGCTGCGCTACAAGCACCATTAATATTGATGAGTCAAAATAGATCATCAGATTATGATCGTTTGCATGCGGATAATGATTTTCATATTAATTTAAAAACAGAAGAAGAGATGCGCGTTTTGCATGCAAAAATTGATCGTATTATCCAAAAGGATAATCCTGATTTATTTGAAGTTCAAAAATTGCAAACAAAAATGCTAGGTGAATTACAGCAACAAATGAGTGCGTTGGCGCGGAAAAATAAGTGA
- the fba gene encoding class II fructose-1,6-bisphosphate aldolase encodes MTIVSGKEIIQQARTNHYAVGAFNTNNLEWTKAILHMAATQKAPTFVAASMGAIKYMGGYKTVAHLIQDLDDALDVSVPIAIHLDHGDYDASLAAIDAGFTSIMFDGSHLPLNENLARTREIVQIAHEKGISVEAEIGSIGGEEDGIIGNGEIAPIADAIAMVNTKIDFLAAGIGNIHGAYPDNWQGLNLGHLQKLTAAVNDVAGYNVPIVLHGGSGVPDDQILKAIALGVAKINVNTEAQLAFHQAVRDFVLSGQDLQGKNYDPRKFLAPGVVAIEKSLTERMSIFGSIGKATY; translated from the coding sequence ATGACAATCGTTTCAGGAAAAGAAATTATTCAACAGGCGCGGACTAACCATTACGCAGTAGGCGCCTTTAACACTAACAATCTGGAATGGACTAAAGCTATTTTGCATATGGCTGCCACTCAAAAAGCGCCGACATTTGTAGCAGCTTCTATGGGCGCCATTAAGTATATGGGTGGTTACAAAACAGTGGCTCATTTAATTCAAGATCTAGACGACGCACTCGATGTATCAGTTCCAATTGCTATTCACCTCGATCACGGTGACTATGATGCATCTCTAGCAGCCATTGACGCTGGATTCACATCCATTATGTTTGATGGCTCTCATTTACCACTAAACGAAAATTTAGCTCGAACGCGTGAAATTGTGCAAATTGCGCATGAAAAAGGTATCTCAGTCGAAGCAGAAATTGGTAGCATTGGTGGTGAAGAAGACGGTATTATCGGTAACGGTGAAATTGCACCAATTGCCGACGCAATTGCTATGGTGAACACTAAAATCGACTTTTTAGCCGCTGGTATTGGCAACATCCATGGTGCCTATCCAGATAATTGGCAAGGCCTAAACCTTGGCCATTTGCAAAAATTAACAGCTGCTGTTAACGATGTTGCGGGATACAATGTCCCTATTGTTTTACATGGTGGTTCCGGTGTACCTGATGACCAAATTCTGAAAGCTATTGCTTTAGGTGTCGCTAAGATTAACGTTAACACTGAGGCACAATTAGCATTTCATCAGGCAGTGCGCGACTTTGTTTTATCAGGGCAGGACTTGCAAGGAAAAAATTACGATCCTCGAAAATTTCTGGCCCCTGGTGTCGTAGCGATAGAAAAATCATTAACTGAGCGTATGTCCATATTTGGTAGCATAGGAAAAGCAACATACTAA
- the araA gene encoding L-arabinose isomerase, with the protein MADIKDYKFWFVTGSQFLYGPEVLTQVEEDSKKLINKLNESGKLPYPIEFKTVGVTAENITKTMMEANYDDSVAGIITWAHTFSPAKNWIRGTQLLNKPLMHLATQMLNTIPYDTIDFDYMNLNQSAHGDREYAFINARLRLNNKIIFGHWADDDIQTQIGKWMDVAVAYNESFKIKIVTFADKMRNVAVTDGDKIEAQIKLGWTVDYWGVGDLVAYVNAVNDDDIDQLYEDLQSKYDFIEGKNTPEKFEHNVKYQLREYIALKKFMTDKGYSGFTTNFEDLVGLEQLPGLAVQLLMADGYGFAGEGDWKTAALTRLLKIVSHNQATAFMEDYTLDLRKGHEAILGSHMLEVDPTIASDKPRIEVHPLDIGGKEDPARLVFTGRPGDAIDVTLADFGDEFKLISYEVTGNKPESETPFLPVAKQLWTPKSGLKAGAEGWLTVGGGHHTTLSFAVDTEQLTDLAKLFDLTFVDIK; encoded by the coding sequence GTGGCTGATATAAAAGATTATAAGTTTTGGTTTGTGACAGGATCTCAATTTTTGTACGGACCAGAGGTATTGACACAAGTCGAAGAAGACTCAAAAAAACTGATTAACAAATTAAATGAATCAGGTAAATTACCTTATCCGATTGAATTTAAGACGGTCGGTGTCACTGCTGAAAACATTACAAAAACAATGATGGAAGCAAACTATGATGATTCTGTGGCCGGTATTATTACTTGGGCGCACACATTTTCGCCAGCAAAAAATTGGATTCGTGGTACGCAACTATTAAATAAACCCCTTATGCATTTAGCAACACAAATGTTGAATACGATTCCTTATGACACAATTGACTTTGATTATATGAATTTAAACCAATCTGCTCATGGCGATCGTGAATATGCATTTATTAATGCCCGCTTACGTTTGAACAACAAAATTATTTTTGGGCACTGGGCCGATGATGATATTCAAACGCAAATTGGTAAATGGATGGATGTCGCTGTTGCCTACAATGAGAGTTTTAAAATTAAAATCGTTACATTTGCGGATAAAATGCGTAACGTGGCGGTGACAGATGGTGATAAAATTGAAGCACAAATCAAGTTGGGCTGGACAGTAGATTATTGGGGTGTAGGTGACTTAGTTGCTTATGTCAATGCCGTCAATGATGATGATATTGATCAGCTATATGAAGACTTACAATCGAAATATGATTTTATTGAAGGAAAAAATACGCCTGAAAAATTTGAGCACAATGTTAAATATCAGTTACGTGAATATATTGCGCTTAAAAAGTTTATGACTGACAAAGGTTATTCAGGATTTACGACTAACTTTGAAGACTTGGTTGGCTTGGAACAATTGCCTGGTTTGGCTGTTCAACTGTTGATGGCTGATGGTTATGGATTTGCCGGTGAGGGTGATTGGAAAACAGCAGCCCTAACACGTTTGCTAAAAATTGTTTCTCATAACCAGGCAACAGCCTTTATGGAAGACTACACACTAGATCTGCGTAAGGGGCATGAAGCAATTTTGGGATCACATATGTTAGAGGTTGATCCAACAATTGCCTCAGATAAGCCACGTATTGAAGTGCATCCACTAGATATTGGTGGTAAAGAAGATCCTGCACGTTTGGTATTTACTGGACGCCCAGGTGATGCGATTGATGTCACGTTAGCTGACTTTGGCGATGAATTTAAATTGATTAGTTATGAAGTTACCGGTAATAAACCTGAATCTGAAACTCCATTTTTGCCTGTTGCTAAGCAACTTTGGACACCAAAATCAGGGCTTAAAGCTGGTGCAGAAGGCTGGTTAACAGTTGGTGGTGGCCATCATACAACGTTGAGTTTTGCAGTGGATACTGAACAATTGACTGATTTAGCGAAGTTATTTGATCTGACATTCGTAGATATTAAGTAA
- a CDS encoding sugar porter family MFS transporter, whose translation MENRATKKIGSAFIYFFGAFGGILFGYDIGVMTGALPFLQRDWHLTDAGTIGWITSTLMLGAIVGGALAGQLSDKLGRRRMILASSFVFAIGAIMAGFSPNNGVAWLLCARVLLGLAVGAASALVPSYMSEMAPAKTRGRLSGLNQLMIVSGMLLSYIVDYLLQGLPHTIAWRLMLGLAAVPAIILFFGVLRLPESPRFLVKTNKLKEARQVLTYIRPDREVDPELKDIQKTVALEAGAQKNITLGTLFSSKYRYLVTAGIGVAAFQQFMGANAIFYYIPLIVERASGQAASSALLWPIIQGVILVLGALLYIVIADRFKRRTLLMLGGTIMALSFLMPAALNALLGADKFPPMLIVVFLSIFVAFYSFTWAPLTWVLVGEVFPLAIRGRASGLASSFNWLGSFAVGLLFPIMTAAMPQASVFAIFGVISIIAVLFIKFAVPETYGKTLEEIEAQGTNH comes from the coding sequence ATGGAAAATAGAGCTACAAAAAAAATAGGAAGTGCTTTCATTTATTTCTTCGGTGCTTTTGGTGGCATTTTATTTGGTTATGACATCGGCGTTATGACAGGTGCTTTGCCGTTTTTACAAAGAGATTGGCATTTAACTGATGCTGGTACAATTGGTTGGATAACATCAACACTCATGTTAGGAGCAATTGTTGGTGGCGCATTGGCAGGTCAATTATCTGATAAATTAGGCCGTCGTCGCATGATTCTTGCATCATCATTTGTATTTGCCATTGGTGCCATAATGGCAGGATTTTCGCCAAATAATGGTGTTGCTTGGTTGTTGTGTGCACGTGTGTTACTTGGTTTGGCAGTAGGAGCCGCTTCGGCTTTAGTACCATCCTATATGTCTGAAATGGCTCCTGCTAAAACGCGTGGTCGCTTATCAGGATTAAACCAGCTGATGATTGTGTCTGGTATGCTTTTATCCTATATTGTTGACTATTTATTGCAAGGATTACCTCACACAATTGCGTGGCGCCTAATGTTAGGGTTAGCAGCAGTGCCCGCCATTATACTCTTCTTTGGTGTTTTACGGTTACCTGAATCACCTCGATTTTTGGTCAAAACTAATAAATTAAAAGAAGCACGTCAAGTTTTAACTTATATTCGTCCAGATAGAGAAGTTGATCCAGAATTAAAGGATATTCAAAAAACTGTCGCGCTTGAAGCAGGTGCTCAAAAAAATATTACCTTGGGAACGTTGTTTTCAAGTAAGTATCGTTATCTTGTAACAGCTGGGATTGGTGTAGCAGCTTTTCAACAGTTTATGGGAGCAAACGCTATCTTCTACTATATTCCTTTGATTGTTGAAAGAGCCAGTGGACAAGCGGCTTCTAGCGCACTATTGTGGCCTATTATTCAAGGTGTCATTCTTGTTCTTGGTGCACTACTTTACATTGTCATCGCGGATAGATTCAAGCGTCGTACATTGCTGATGCTTGGGGGAACAATTATGGCATTGTCCTTCTTGATGCCTGCTGCGTTAAATGCACTTCTTGGTGCAGATAAGTTTCCACCTATGTTGATAGTTGTGTTCTTATCTATATTTGTGGCGTTTTATTCATTTACTTGGGCACCACTTACTTGGGTATTAGTAGGAGAAGTATTTCCGTTAGCTATTCGCGGACGTGCTAGTGGTTTAGCGTCATCATTTAACTGGCTTGGATCATTTGCTGTAGGTCTTTTGTTTCCAATTATGACTGCGGCAATGCCACAAGCATCAGTATTTGCAATTTTTGGTGTTATCTCAATCATTGCCGTGCTCTTTATTAAATTTGCCGTACCAGAAACCTACGGTAAAACACTTGAAGAAATTGAGGCACAAGGGACAAACCATTAA
- a CDS encoding xylulokinase: MMTHEETMQAIKAGNIALGVEFGSTTVKAVLTTEDFKTIASGSYEWDNNFQDGLWTYAVADIWLGLQTAYANLQKQIHDNYSVAITSIKTMGFSAMMHGYLAFDKNNQLLVPFRTWRNAITGESASELTKLFNFNIPQRWSVAHLYQAILNQETHVKNIDFLTTLAGYVHWQLTDEKVIGIGDASGMFPIDEKTGAYNQLMLDQFNSLKSVQQYNWQIDNILPKPLKAGGNAGHLTEKGAKLLDPTGHLTAGAIIAPPEGDAGTGMVATNSVKKRTGNISVGTSIFSMIVLEKNLEHVYSNIDIVTTPTGLPVAMVHANNSASDLNAWSKLFAQFAKLIGCDISTSQLYQTLFDAALNDAEPDAGGLSGYGYYSGENITAIPEGRPLLVRQPDSNFTIGNLMRMHLFTAFGAIKIGMRILEDEQVLTDNIVAQGGVFKTPIVAQKLLSAALNTDITVMKTAGEGGPWGMAILSLYVANKRTDETLDDFLSQVVFANEKSETLSPDPIDVAGFESFMTRYVAGLDIELAAIKTLPSQKRKE; this comes from the coding sequence ATGATGACACATGAAGAAACAATGCAAGCAATTAAAGCAGGCAACATTGCCTTGGGCGTGGAATTTGGATCGACCACGGTTAAAGCTGTATTAACAACAGAAGACTTTAAAACAATTGCTTCAGGTAGTTACGAATGGGACAATAATTTTCAAGATGGGCTTTGGACTTATGCGGTTGCTGACATTTGGCTAGGTCTACAGACGGCATATGCCAATTTACAAAAGCAAATTCATGATAACTACAGCGTGGCAATAACCAGCATTAAAACAATGGGATTTTCTGCTATGATGCATGGTTATTTGGCATTTGACAAAAATAATCAATTATTAGTACCTTTTCGGACTTGGCGTAACGCCATTACGGGTGAATCTGCTTCAGAATTAACCAAATTATTTAATTTTAATATTCCGCAACGTTGGAGTGTTGCACATCTTTATCAAGCCATTTTAAATCAAGAAACACATGTTAAAAATATTGATTTTTTGACCACATTAGCTGGGTACGTACATTGGCAGTTAACAGATGAGAAGGTAATTGGTATTGGTGATGCATCTGGTATGTTTCCGATTGATGAAAAAACGGGAGCTTATAATCAGTTAATGCTGGATCAATTTAATTCACTTAAATCAGTTCAACAATACAATTGGCAAATAGACAATATTTTACCAAAACCATTAAAAGCTGGTGGCAATGCAGGTCACCTGACAGAAAAAGGCGCAAAGCTATTAGATCCAACGGGTCACTTAACAGCTGGGGCAATTATTGCGCCTCCTGAAGGGGATGCCGGGACTGGTATGGTAGCCACCAACAGTGTCAAAAAGAGGACAGGTAATATTTCGGTTGGCACTTCAATTTTTTCAATGATTGTTTTGGAAAAAAATCTTGAACATGTTTACAGTAATATTGACATTGTCACAACACCCACCGGATTACCTGTAGCAATGGTACATGCTAACAATTCTGCATCCGATTTAAATGCATGGTCGAAACTTTTTGCGCAATTTGCAAAGTTAATTGGTTGTGACATTTCAACAAGTCAACTCTATCAAACATTGTTTGATGCTGCATTAAATGATGCTGAACCGGATGCAGGTGGACTTTCTGGCTATGGGTATTATTCAGGAGAAAATATTACTGCCATTCCTGAGGGGAGACCATTACTTGTTAGGCAACCTGACTCTAATTTCACAATTGGTAATTTGATGCGTATGCATTTGTTTACAGCTTTTGGTGCAATTAAGATTGGTATGCGTATATTAGAAGATGAACAAGTACTGACTGATAATATTGTGGCACAAGGTGGCGTATTTAAAACACCCATTGTTGCTCAAAAGTTGTTATCTGCAGCCTTAAATACCGACATTACTGTGATGAAAACTGCAGGTGAAGGTGGCCCTTGGGGCATGGCAATTTTGTCACTATATGTTGCAAATAAACGTACTGATGAAACATTAGATGACTTTTTAAGTCAAGTTGTTTTCGCTAATGAAAAATCTGAAACTTTATCACCAGATCCAATTGATGTTGCTGGATTTGAGTCATTTATGACACGATATGTTGCTGGATTAGATATTGAATTGGCGGCTATTAAAACATTGCCATCACAAAAAAGAAAGGAATAA
- a CDS encoding L-ribulose-5-phosphate 4-epimerase: MLENLKKIVYEANMALPANNLVTLTWGNVSQIDREKGLFVIKPSGVDYKTLRPEDMVVVDLDGHVVEGDMNPSSDTPTHAFLYRHWHDLGGIVHTHSKWAVAFAQAGIPVPAAGTTHADTFYGDVPVADRLTQAEVTDDYELNTGKSIVRVFERENLDPMAIPGVLTNDHGPFTWGKDAMDAVHNAIVLDVVADMDYHTMQLNPAQDIHVPQYLLDKHYYRKHGVNAYYGQSKD; the protein is encoded by the coding sequence ATGCTAGAAAATTTAAAGAAAATAGTTTATGAAGCTAATATGGCCTTGCCAGCCAATAATTTGGTGACACTCACATGGGGCAATGTCTCACAAATTGACCGTGAGAAGGGTTTGTTTGTCATCAAGCCAAGTGGTGTAGATTATAAAACGCTCCGGCCTGAAGATATGGTTGTGGTTGATTTAGATGGTCACGTTGTTGAAGGTGATATGAATCCGTCAAGTGATACGCCAACGCACGCTTTTTTGTATCGACACTGGCATGATTTAGGTGGCATTGTGCATACACATTCAAAATGGGCAGTAGCATTTGCACAAGCGGGTATTCCAGTTCCAGCCGCAGGTACCACACATGCTGACACGTTTTATGGCGATGTACCGGTAGCCGATCGATTGACACAGGCTGAAGTTACGGATGACTATGAATTGAATACAGGAAAATCAATCGTTCGGGTATTTGAACGAGAAAACCTAGATCCAATGGCAATTCCAGGCGTGTTAACTAATGATCATGGTCCCTTCACATGGGGAAAAGATGCCATGGATGCTGTACACAATGCGATTGTTTTAGATGTTGTAGCAGACATGGATTATCACACGATGCAACTTAATCCAGCACAAGATATTCATGTGCCACAGTATTTATTAGACAAACATTATTATCGTAAACATGGTGTTAATGCTTATTATGGGCAGAGTAAAGACTAA
- a CDS encoding aspartate ammonia-lyase, which translates to MRTESDSLGQLNIPKTAYYGIHTQRALHNFPISSQPTHPELIRAFLEIKQAAAKTNATSGNLDRSVAKHIVSATKTLLNNPIDLSMFPISDIQGGAGTSANMNVNEVIANVALEQTGRARGDYAYINPNDDVNMAQSTNDTYPSAGKIALLRLLDPLLLELQNLIDALGNKADEFSTTYKMGRTQLQDAVPMTLGNSFHAWLKPLLRDDLRIKTARDALYMLNLGGSAIGSGINVSYHYQVHIVPNLAGITKLPLTQAHDLFDATQNLDGLVALSGTLKTLAMSLSKISNDLRLLSSGPRSGLLEINLPAKQAGSSIMPGKVNPVIPEVVNQVAFEMFGFDATITAAAEAGQLELNAFEPIIFRSLFAGIEHLTSAMTTLRLNAIDGITSNKSRLAQDIDLSVSFATAMTPIIGYQEAAKLAKESIRTGKSLRQLAEKKSCFTPDQLTHIFKIEDIVINARTPEHGLVLHAPTQ; encoded by the coding sequence ATGCGCACTGAATCTGATTCACTCGGCCAACTCAACATCCCAAAGACAGCTTATTATGGTATTCATACACAACGTGCATTACATAATTTTCCCATCTCTTCACAACCAACACATCCTGAATTGATTCGTGCTTTTTTAGAAATAAAGCAAGCGGCTGCAAAAACTAATGCTACCTCTGGTAATCTTGACCGGTCTGTAGCCAAACATATCGTCAGTGCCACTAAAACACTCCTCAATAATCCAATTGATTTATCGATGTTTCCAATCAGTGATATTCAAGGTGGCGCCGGTACATCAGCTAACATGAATGTTAATGAAGTCATTGCTAATGTCGCCTTGGAACAAACTGGTCGTGCGCGCGGTGATTATGCTTATATTAATCCAAATGACGATGTTAACATGGCTCAAAGTACCAATGATACCTATCCTAGTGCTGGAAAAATAGCTTTATTACGTTTACTCGATCCACTGCTTTTGGAACTACAAAATTTAATTGATGCTTTAGGCAACAAGGCTGATGAATTCTCAACGACCTATAAAATGGGTCGTACACAATTGCAAGATGCCGTCCCAATGACTTTAGGTAACAGTTTTCACGCTTGGTTAAAACCGTTACTACGAGATGATTTACGTATCAAGACCGCACGCGACGCACTTTACATGTTGAACTTAGGTGGTTCAGCAATCGGTTCAGGCATTAATGTGAGCTACCATTATCAAGTGCATATTGTGCCAAACCTTGCAGGTATCACCAAATTACCATTAACACAAGCTCACGATCTGTTTGATGCCACACAAAATCTTGATGGCTTGGTCGCTTTATCTGGTACTTTAAAAACACTAGCCATGAGTCTTTCAAAAATTTCCAATGACCTACGTTTACTAAGCTCCGGACCGCGATCTGGCCTTCTTGAAATCAATTTACCGGCAAAACAAGCTGGCTCATCAATTATGCCTGGCAAAGTTAACCCAGTCATTCCAGAAGTTGTGAACCAAGTCGCTTTTGAAATGTTTGGCTTTGACGCAACAATTACCGCAGCTGCAGAAGCTGGACAATTAGAACTCAACGCTTTTGAACCAATTATATTCCGCTCGTTATTTGCAGGTATTGAGCATCTGACATCAGCAATGACTACCTTACGACTAAACGCAATTGATGGCATCACAAGTAACAAATCACGACTTGCACAGGATATTGATTTATCTGTTAGCTTCGCTACTGCCATGACCCCAATTATCGGTTATCAAGAGGCCGCAAAGTTGGCCAAAGAATCTATCAGAACAGGTAAGTCATTGCGTCAACTTGCCGAGAAAAAATCATGCTTTACACCTGATCAATTGACTCATATATTCAAAATTGAAGATATCGTCATTAACGCAAGAACACCTGAACACGGGTTAGTTTTACATGCACCAACACAGTAA
- the rpiA gene encoding ribose-5-phosphate isomerase RpiA has translation MSTDLQKIIAGRRATEFVQNDMVVGIGSGSTIAHVIDSLGERVAQENLKIVGVATSERTRRHAAQLGIPMYNVDDVDKIDLTIDGADQIADDFSAIKGGGAALLWEKIVAFNSRENIWVVDATKRVSKLNQYLPVEVIPYGSNQLFKRFQADGFHPSWRLDQNGNPVRTDSANFLIDLHLPIIENPRELGDELIRMVGVVEHGLFTDVVNRVVIGEDDHTAKVVSVK, from the coding sequence ATGAGTACAGATTTACAAAAAATTATTGCTGGTCGCCGTGCCACTGAGTTTGTTCAAAATGATATGGTTGTAGGTATCGGATCTGGGTCAACAATAGCCCACGTCATTGATTCTCTCGGAGAGCGTGTAGCCCAGGAAAACTTAAAGATTGTTGGCGTAGCAACTTCTGAAAGAACACGCCGCCATGCTGCCCAATTAGGTATCCCCATGTATAATGTTGATGATGTTGACAAAATTGACCTCACCATTGATGGTGCTGATCAAATTGCGGATGATTTTTCAGCGATTAAAGGCGGCGGTGCTGCTTTGCTTTGGGAAAAGATTGTGGCTTTCAATTCACGTGAAAATATTTGGGTCGTCGATGCAACAAAACGCGTCTCAAAATTAAATCAATATTTACCAGTGGAAGTTATTCCCTACGGATCAAATCAATTATTTAAACGTTTTCAAGCTGACGGATTTCATCCGTCATGGCGATTAGATCAAAATGGTAATCCTGTACGCACCGACTCAGCAAACTTTTTAATCGATTTGCACCTACCAATCATTGAAAATCCTCGCGAACTTGGCGATGAGCTAATTAGAATGGTTGGTGTTGTCGAACACGGATTGTTTACAGATGTTGTCAATCGTGTTGTTATTGGCGAAGACGACCATACAGCCAAAGTTGTGTCAGTAAAATAA
- a CDS encoding GNAT family N-acetyltransferase: protein MKTEWRKIMDFQHEPGRYFLQQNDKTVAEITYTTINNGQTYAINATNVDPSLRGQGIAAKLLDTVVAEAHDKHISIKAVCPYVQKAFANNPAKYQKIEYKP from the coding sequence TTGAAAACAGAATGGAGAAAAATTATGGACTTTCAACATGAACCTGGACGTTATTTTTTACAACAAAATGACAAAACAGTGGCTGAAATCACTTACACAACCATCAATAATGGGCAAACATATGCTATTAATGCCACAAACGTTGACCCTTCTTTACGTGGGCAAGGTATTGCCGCAAAATTACTTGATACCGTAGTTGCTGAAGCACATGATAAACACATATCAATTAAAGCCGTTTGTCCTTACGTCCAAAAAGCTTTTGCAAATAATCCAGCTAAATATCAGAAAATTGAGTATAAACCATGA